In one Mobula hypostoma chromosome 17, sMobHyp1.1, whole genome shotgun sequence genomic region, the following are encoded:
- the cfap90 gene encoding cilia- and flagella-associated protein 90, whose amino-acid sequence MTEISRRIGKNTPLSALSAFSFIPERRDPNEITYFGNQKKEVSVLIYDHVFKVQQGYNNKIHRDDREYSHSQGLNVNAEEKARTVPVLSSSLYGKHPQLEQTSRTFVRVARVQTEFYRRNGIANNLEENQE is encoded by the exons ATGACCGAAATCAGCAGACGCATCGGCAAGAACACACCTCTCTCTGCACTGTCCGCCTTTAGCTTCATCCCCGAGAGACGAGACCCCAATGAGATCACTTACTTCGGTAATCAGAAGAAA gAAGTGTCGGTGCTGATTTATGATCACGTTTTTAAAGTGCAACAAGGATATAATAATAAGATTCATCGCGATGACCGAGAATACAGCCACAGCCAAGGTCTTAATGTGAATGCAGAG GAGAAAGCTCGAACAGTTCCAGTCTTATCATCATCACTCTATGGTAAACATCCCCAACTCGAGCAAACCAGTCGTACTTTTGTCAGAGTTGCTCGAGTGCAAACAGAATTTTACAGAAGAAATGGCATTGCGAACAATCTGGAAGAGAATCAGGAATAA